In a genomic window of Desulfobacterales bacterium:
- a CDS encoding CGNR zinc finger domain-containing protein: MADEKKHAVNLSLLGGRPCLDFVNTLDWRGRKRPTEFLKTYADLIAWSQHAGTMSRKAAKRITQLSESQPAKQTWALKQAIQLRETIYRIFSSLADGKAAPNKDLVIFNQFFSRTMKKSKIVKTPQGYRWDLAEDHADLEWILSPLIRSAADLLISQELKRVKKCGDPACGWLFLDTSRNRSRRWCNMNDCGNRAKASRFYKKKTGKRK, translated from the coding sequence ATGGCAGATGAAAAAAAACACGCCGTCAACTTGAGCCTTCTGGGCGGTCGACCCTGCCTGGATTTTGTCAACACCCTGGATTGGCGCGGCAGGAAACGGCCAACAGAATTTTTGAAGACCTACGCGGATCTGATTGCTTGGAGCCAGCATGCCGGCACCATGTCACGGAAGGCTGCCAAACGTATTACCCAATTATCCGAAAGCCAGCCAGCAAAACAAACCTGGGCTTTAAAACAGGCCATTCAGCTCAGGGAGACAATTTATCGAATATTTTCTTCGCTGGCAGATGGCAAAGCCGCCCCAAATAAAGATCTGGTAATATTCAATCAATTTTTTTCACGAACCATGAAGAAATCCAAAATTGTCAAAACCCCGCAGGGCTATAGATGGGATTTAGCGGAAGATCATGCCGATTTGGAGTGGATTTTAAGTCCGTTGATTCGATCCGCTGCGGATCTGTTGATTTCACAGGAGTTGAAAAGGGTCAAAAAGTGCGGCGATCCGGCATGCGGCTGGCTTTTTCTGGATACCAGCCGAAATCGCAGCCGGCGCTGGTGCAATATGAACGATTGCGGCAACCGCGCCAAAGCCAGCCGGTTTTACAAGAAAAAAACAGGCAAACGAAAATGA
- a CDS encoding DUF3568 family protein translates to MNQRRLQLVALLCCFLIGLTACSREMVAIGATAAVGTGAYIYAQGNLKRNYEASMDDTWKAAIQSVKDLNLTIESQKQDESIGVIKGKMTAGQSFTINLKRLDENLTEVGVRVGTFGDRKRSEAFHDRIFSHL, encoded by the coding sequence ATGAACCAGAGAAGACTTCAGCTGGTTGCATTGCTGTGCTGTTTTCTGATCGGCCTCACGGCCTGCTCGCGCGAGATGGTGGCTATCGGCGCCACAGCGGCGGTGGGCACAGGTGCGTATATTTACGCACAGGGGAATCTCAAACGAAACTACGAAGCCTCAATGGATGATACCTGGAAAGCAGCGATTCAATCTGTTAAAGATCTAAATCTGACAATCGAATCCCAAAAGCAAGACGAATCCATTGGTGTTATCAAAGGCAAAATGACCGCTGGACAGAGCTTTACCATTAACCTAAAACGATTGGATGAAAATTTGACCGAAGTCGGTGTTCGCGTCGGCACCTTCGGTGATCGCAAAAGATCTGAAGCCTTTCACGATAGAATTTTTTCACATCTGTAA
- a CDS encoding GFA family protein produces the protein MENNHIRKKTTGGCLCGEVQYEIYGELRDIVNCHCSKCMKFHGNYGAYTSVKVEQLNIIQQKSLKWFKSITDETPNVHRGFCSECGSSLFWHPKDQPTIAIAAGSLVAPTKLKTMGHVWCSQIADYYKIEDDLPQFEERWIT, from the coding sequence ATGGAAAATAATCATATTCGAAAGAAAACGACAGGCGGTTGTTTATGTGGAGAAGTTCAGTATGAAATTTATGGTGAGCTGAGGGACATTGTCAATTGCCACTGCTCTAAATGCATGAAATTTCACGGCAATTATGGCGCCTACACAAGCGTTAAAGTCGAACAGCTAAACATCATCCAGCAAAAAAGCTTGAAGTGGTTTAAATCAATCACTGATGAAACGCCCAATGTTCACCGTGGATTTTGCTCGGAATGCGGGTCATCGCTATTCTGGCACCCCAAAGATCAACCCACCATAGCCATCGCGGCCGGGTCATTGGTTGCACCGACAAAACTGAAAACAATGGGCCATGTCTGGTGCAGCCAGATCGCGGATTACTATAAAATCGAGGATGATCTTCCGCAATTCGAGGAAAGATGGATCACATAA
- a CDS encoding caspase family protein, giving the protein MKKEGFQDRLAILRVTIWVCCAIGLIFAGCSTAPEINSPEQMPSYIREFKTFKLYGHIEKKDTKIDLTAGEYVSIMVDGEIRRWKNAPPADATYRTIAKWINGGWQTLFYHVHGGTFESLTSGSLSLGIIDNYHLDNSGHYDIIIIVWKTKDYSQISTFLEGLQKMNPEHRGIADALSQARELRDYDIAQAKASQQISATKEEIKKLEDSKQDLSGAAGQQNAAQVQELENRLEELTAKLKQLDEMTLQLQQEKEKSTQLSQELEEKSQREKELMSKIGEGAKVPPFVILTGPEDGRKLEVDSVRIRGAVEDDRGIMNLEILVNGQPVATDGVRGLITVSGDAPRRSNFDQAVPLNHGENRIKVRVTDTDGLVTEKVVSVHYTPSRRNVWAVVVGINDYPQLPKLKYAVNDARAFKRLLVEKNLVPAENITVLLNKQATLRKLRSALGTGLKGAADSDDMVIIFFAGHGATERDAMSLDGDGLEKYILTYDTDPSDLFSTALPMRDLALIFNRIRSERLIFIADACYSGASGGRTVSITGMRANIADTFLDRVAAGRGKVIITASAANEVSVERDELQHGVFTYYLLEGLKGPADTDGDGLVTVDEAYRYVSDRVPRATGQEQHPVKKGTVEGSLILSITR; this is encoded by the coding sequence ATGAAAAAAGAAGGCTTCCAAGACAGGCTTGCTATTTTAAGAGTAACAATTTGGGTTTGCTGTGCAATCGGGCTGATCTTTGCCGGTTGTTCAACAGCCCCGGAAATCAATTCTCCTGAGCAGATGCCATCTTACATACGCGAATTTAAGACCTTTAAACTGTATGGGCACATTGAGAAAAAAGACACTAAAATAGATCTGACTGCCGGCGAATATGTTTCCATTATGGTTGATGGCGAGATACGCCGTTGGAAAAACGCACCCCCAGCGGATGCAACTTACAGAACCATAGCAAAATGGATCAACGGCGGTTGGCAAACACTTTTTTATCATGTACACGGCGGCACTTTTGAATCCCTCACATCGGGCAGTCTATCCTTAGGTATTATTGACAACTATCACTTGGATAACAGTGGCCATTACGACATCATCATTATTGTCTGGAAAACCAAAGATTATAGCCAGATCAGCACGTTTTTAGAAGGGCTGCAAAAAATGAACCCCGAACATCGAGGTATTGCAGACGCCCTTTCGCAGGCTCGAGAACTAAGAGACTACGATATCGCCCAGGCAAAAGCGTCACAGCAAATTTCGGCAACTAAAGAAGAAATCAAAAAACTGGAAGACTCTAAACAGGACCTGTCAGGCGCAGCCGGCCAGCAAAATGCGGCCCAGGTACAAGAGCTGGAAAACCGCCTGGAGGAATTGACCGCAAAACTAAAGCAGCTGGATGAAATGACGCTTCAGCTGCAGCAGGAAAAAGAGAAATCAACTCAGTTGAGCCAGGAGCTTGAAGAAAAATCGCAGCGCGAAAAGGAATTGATGAGCAAAATCGGAGAAGGTGCCAAAGTGCCTCCGTTTGTCATCTTGACCGGTCCTGAAGACGGCCGCAAGCTGGAGGTTGATTCGGTGCGAATCAGAGGTGCTGTGGAAGACGACCGCGGGATCATGAATCTGGAGATCCTGGTCAACGGTCAGCCCGTGGCAACCGATGGCGTCCGAGGTCTAATAACGGTGTCCGGGGATGCCCCCCGCCGATCCAATTTCGATCAGGCGGTACCGCTGAACCATGGTGAGAACCGCATCAAGGTGCGGGTAACCGACACCGACGGACTGGTCACCGAAAAAGTGGTGAGCGTGCATTACACACCCAGCCGGCGGAACGTCTGGGCGGTTGTGGTGGGCATCAACGATTATCCACAGCTTCCGAAGCTTAAATACGCGGTCAACGATGCCAGGGCCTTTAAGCGTCTTTTGGTGGAAAAGAACCTCGTCCCCGCTGAAAATATTACCGTGCTGCTCAACAAGCAGGCCACATTGCGAAAGCTGAGAAGCGCCCTGGGAACCGGGCTGAAAGGGGCTGCCGATTCAGACGATATGGTCATCATCTTCTTTGCCGGTCACGGGGCCACCGAGCGCGATGCCATGAGCCTAGACGGCGATGGGCTCGAGAAATACATTCTGACCTACGATACCGACCCGTCGGACCTGTTTTCAACCGCCCTGCCCATGCGGGATCTGGCCCTGATTTTTAACCGCATCCGCTCCGAACGCCTTATTTTCATCGCGGACGCCTGCTACAGCGGGGCCAGCGGTGGGCGTACCGTCAGCATCACCGGTATGCGGGCCAATATTGCCGACACCTTTCTGGATCGGGTTGCAGCTGGCCGCGGCAAAGTGATTATCACTGCCAGCGCCGCCAACGAGGTCAGCGTGGAACGGGACGAACTTCAGCACGGGGTGTTCACCTATTACCTGCTGGAGGGTTTGAAAGGACCGGCGGACACGGACGGTGATGGGTTGGTTACAGTGGATGAGGCCTACCGCTATGTTTCCGACAGGGTGCCCCGGGCCACCGGGCAGGAACAGCACCCGGTCAAAAAAGGAACCGTTGAAGGCAGCCTGATCCTAAGCATCACCCGCTGA
- a CDS encoding 4Fe-4S double cluster binding domain-containing protein, whose amino-acid sequence MDATLSSRALHESMEKQGLKIKIVSIEHVKELETEIMTLYQEGLLDPDLYDAYLASFDFACHTKLKGAQSLIVASIPQPQIKVVFSREDKSYPVVVPPTYYFAIDNEVADILKADLEPLGYHLQKVRLPDKLLAVRSGLAQYGKNNITYVKGMGSFHRPAVFISDFPCQVESWGEATILDNCENCSACLKACPTKAIGLDRFQLHAERCLTFFNESSQNFPDWLSPAWHNSLVGCMICQKVCPANKEVVKWIVNGVTFENEETDLILKGVSEEKLPVETIEKLRKSGIMEYFDVLGRNLRVLIQQ is encoded by the coding sequence ATGGACGCTACACTCTCAAGCAGGGCTTTGCATGAAAGCATGGAAAAACAGGGTCTGAAAATTAAAATTGTTTCCATCGAGCATGTCAAAGAGCTTGAAACCGAAATAATGACCCTTTACCAAGAAGGATTGCTGGACCCGGATTTGTACGACGCCTATCTGGCCTCATTTGATTTTGCCTGCCACACGAAATTAAAAGGGGCTCAATCGCTTATCGTTGCATCCATCCCGCAGCCCCAGATAAAAGTTGTCTTTTCGCGCGAAGATAAGTCTTATCCGGTTGTTGTTCCCCCCACCTATTATTTTGCCATCGATAATGAAGTGGCGGATATTCTCAAAGCCGATCTTGAACCGCTGGGATACCATCTTCAGAAAGTCAGACTGCCCGATAAACTTTTGGCGGTGCGCAGCGGACTGGCGCAGTATGGCAAAAACAACATTACCTATGTAAAGGGGATGGGAAGCTTTCATCGACCGGCAGTGTTTATCTCCGATTTTCCATGCCAAGTGGAAAGCTGGGGTGAGGCGACCATTTTGGACAATTGCGAAAATTGCAGTGCCTGTTTGAAGGCCTGCCCTACCAAAGCCATTGGTTTGGATCGCTTCCAGTTGCATGCCGAGCGTTGCCTGACATTTTTCAATGAAAGTTCGCAGAATTTTCCGGACTGGTTATCGCCGGCCTGGCACAACAGCCTGGTGGGCTGTATGATCTGTCAGAAGGTATGCCCGGCCAATAAGGAGGTTGTTAAATGGATCGTGAACGGTGTGACTTTTGAGAATGAAGAAACAGATCTGATTTTAAAGGGCGTTTCCGAAGAGAAATTGCCAGTGGAGACAATTGAAAAGCTCAGGAAGTCCGGCATAATGGAATATTTTGATGTCCTGGGAAGAAATTTGAGAGTTTTGATTCAGCAATAG